The Thermodesulfobacteriota bacterium genome includes a window with the following:
- a CDS encoding rhodanese-like domain-containing protein: MKYVLPTFYIIINLLLAVTALAADPETSGFASSDSSQKSHDYTLSRTIDAVLHKKQQGNTVVLADVRDRAEFDRLHILEAIHIPLYALKTKSYLKNDLLVLTNNGFNYGILEKEAGRLREQGFDVAILRGGINAWLEKGLPVSGDAIAGEDVWLADPADVYQEAAYNSFLPVNASARPDQNFFPGEVLLNPADQAADRIKSYNQSNPAGSVLVFNESGEGYPAIRKQLLSAGATRLFFLKGGLNVYKMYLDNLALSHAPREQRVKSYNKCKSCGDR; encoded by the coding sequence ATGAAGTATGTCTTACCGACGTTTTATATAATTATCAATCTATTGCTCGCGGTCACGGCCCTGGCCGCCGATCCGGAAACGTCGGGGTTTGCATCTTCGGATTCGTCTCAAAAGTCCCATGACTATACATTGTCGCGGACCATTGACGCGGTGCTGCACAAAAAGCAGCAGGGCAACACCGTCGTGCTGGCGGATGTGCGGGATCGGGCCGAATTTGACCGGTTGCATATCCTTGAGGCCATTCATATACCGTTGTATGCCTTGAAGACAAAATCATATCTGAAAAACGATCTGCTGGTTTTGACCAACAACGGATTTAATTATGGAATTTTGGAGAAAGAGGCCGGCCGACTCCGGGAACAGGGGTTTGATGTAGCCATTCTGCGCGGCGGCATCAACGCCTGGCTGGAAAAAGGGCTTCCCGTCAGCGGCGACGCCATAGCCGGGGAGGATGTCTGGCTGGCGGACCCCGCCGATGTTTATCAGGAAGCGGCGTACAACTCCTTTTTACCGGTGAATGCCTCGGCCCGGCCGGATCAAAATTTTTTTCCCGGCGAGGTCTTGTTGAATCCAGCGGACCAGGCAGCGGATCGGATCAAGAGCTATAACCAGTCCAACCCGGCCGGTTCCGTGCTGGTGTTCAACGAAAGCGGAGAAGGTTATCCGGCCATCCGAAAACAACTTTTATCAGCGGGCGCTACCCGCCTGTTTTTTCTCAAAGGCGGCTTGAATGTCTATAAAATGTATCTTGACAACCTGGCCTTATCCCATGCTCCCCGCGAGCAGAGGGTAAAGTCATACAATAAATGCAAGAGCTGCGGTGATCGATAA